In Candidatus Cohnella colombiensis, one DNA window encodes the following:
- a CDS encoding GNAT family protein — protein MMIKLELLSETDFSQIVEWVNQYPEDFLVQWAGTTYEYPLTIEQMKGHYSNGHNSVESAVFIYKIMDDNRFIGSFQLGRLNWVTKEAIVGRFLIGEEINRGRGIGRIALNELVKIGFNQFNLETIKLNVYEFNRQAIKCYESIGFRKSLYQEKMYQNSNGFWWNNFEMTLRKEDWLV, from the coding sequence ATGATGATAAAACTCGAACTGCTAAGTGAGACAGATTTTTCGCAAATTGTGGAATGGGTTAATCAGTATCCTGAAGATTTTTTAGTGCAGTGGGCAGGTACAACTTATGAATATCCTTTGACCATCGAACAAATGAAAGGTCATTATTCTAATGGACATAATTCAGTAGAATCCGCTGTATTTATCTACAAGATTATGGACGACAATCGGTTTATAGGATCATTTCAATTAGGGAGGCTTAATTGGGTTACCAAGGAAGCAATTGTTGGTCGATTTTTAATTGGTGAAGAAATAAATCGGGGTAGAGGTATTGGTAGGATAGCATTAAATGAATTAGTTAAGATCGGATTTAATCAGTTTAATTTAGAAACAATAAAATTGAATGTTTATGAATTTAATAGACAGGCAATTAAATGCTATGAATCGATTGGATTTAGAAAGAGTCTATATCAAGAGAAAATGTATCAGAACAGTAATGGATTTTGGTGGAATAACTTTGAAATGACTTTAAGAAAAGAAGATTGGCTTGTGTAG
- a CDS encoding SDR family NAD(P)-dependent oxidoreductase: protein MNISHFIITGTSRGIGEQLARMLLENGNFVYGISRGDSNVLNKYENYIHFNFDLSDVLGIEHLLSKIFDQININNTGLICLINNAAMLEPLKSIDQCNAEEINKSLQISLIAPMVLSSCFIKQTDNVQTRRKIINISSGSGTFPAPAMSVYSTAKAGINMFTQCVGAEQSKR from the coding sequence ATGAATATAAGCCATTTCATTATCACTGGAACATCAAGGGGCATTGGTGAACAATTAGCCAGAATGCTCCTCGAGAACGGCAACTTTGTCTACGGTATTTCAAGAGGAGATTCTAATGTTTTAAATAAGTACGAGAATTACATACATTTCAATTTCGATTTAAGTGATGTATTGGGAATTGAGCATTTGCTGAGCAAGATTTTCGATCAAATCAATATAAACAACACGGGATTAATTTGTCTTATTAACAATGCTGCTATGCTCGAACCTTTGAAATCAATAGATCAATGTAATGCTGAAGAAATTAATAAGAGCCTACAGATAAGTTTAATTGCTCCGATGGTATTGTCGTCATGTTTTATTAAACAAACGGATAACGTTCAAACAAGACGAAAGATAATAAATATATCTTCAGGCTCAGGGACATTTCCGGCACCTGCAATGAGCGTGTATAGTACCGCGAAAGCTGGAATAAATATGTTCACCCAGTGTGTCGGGGCAGAGCAATCGAAACGATAA
- a CDS encoding putative holin-like toxin codes for MILFAAFVIALLTYIALVYQTK; via the coding sequence ATGATTCTTTTTGCAGCCTTCGTAATTGCACTTCTAACATATATTGCTTTGGTTTATCAGACAAAGTAA
- a CDS encoding VOC family protein, producing MKVRVGAVFIPVIDLEESINWYLNVLELKLIDNWGAGASFSFNQGESLLALIKVEKVSPLKFAVNETQSNVYFHFETDDLAQLKRNFESKGIRITSLMDHGLMNELFIIDPSGNEITFFCEKSESPFYKHATGKTSW from the coding sequence ATGAAAGTAAGAGTAGGGGCAGTCTTTATTCCTGTGATTGATTTAGAAGAAAGTATTAATTGGTATTTAAATGTTCTTGAACTTAAATTAATTGATAACTGGGGAGCAGGAGCGAGTTTTTCATTTAATCAAGGTGAGAGTCTACTGGCACTAATTAAAGTAGAAAAGGTATCCCCCTTAAAATTTGCTGTAAATGAAACTCAATCAAACGTCTATTTCCACTTTGAAACAGATGATTTAGCACAATTAAAGAGGAACTTTGAGAGTAAAGGGATTAGAATTACTAGTTTAATGGATCATGGGCTTATGAATGAATTGTTTATTATAGATCCAAGTGGCAATGAGATAACATTCTTCTGTGAGAAGAGCGAGTCGCCATTTTATAAACATGCGACAGGAAAAACATCTTGGTAG